A window from Chloroflexota bacterium encodes these proteins:
- a CDS encoding FecR domain-containing protein gives MTTTLPDTLATRAATPAADLSRVAASARRRAWLCLVAAFVIWCSLIGSVLVTAWTYRRNATESPPAALAVERGTVFYGGSATSDQMRARPGMTAEEGGLIEVGDNGRATLDLFDGTTVRLLGNTKLELSQLRVGTFNADHTRLVLGLVEGAAHFNVAGKLPYSREVVLNTPHGRVSLSKGEYLVWVQEDGTRVSSYVGQAKAGSDDHAIRIRDSQRALLPTDGFPRGPFALSENLLRNGDFARQFLGWTMLDKGEPGRPDVGGTRRLVEETIAGRKMQALRISRNTDKDTHNETGVLQDINRDVSAYRTIAVTGWVKVDQASLSGGGYLGSEYPVMIRVQYVDEKGGRPGWTHGFYYANPELRPTENGEIVAQGEWYPFLSRLTDLPDRPILIRSIEILSAGHDFDAMVADVRIIAE, from the coding sequence ATGACGACAACCCTCCCCGATACGCTGGCAACGCGGGCGGCAACGCCGGCTGCTGACCTCTCACGAGTTGCGGCAAGTGCGCGCCGACGGGCGTGGCTGTGCCTCGTCGCGGCGTTCGTGATCTGGTGCTCGCTGATCGGCTCGGTGCTGGTCACCGCGTGGACCTACCGGCGCAACGCCACCGAGTCGCCGCCGGCTGCCCTGGCCGTCGAGCGCGGCACCGTGTTCTATGGCGGCTCAGCGACGTCAGACCAGATGCGCGCCCGCCCGGGCATGACCGCCGAAGAGGGTGGCCTGATCGAAGTCGGCGACAATGGCCGCGCGACCCTCGACCTGTTCGACGGCACGACGGTGCGCCTGCTCGGCAACACCAAGCTCGAACTGAGTCAGCTGCGAGTCGGCACCTTCAACGCCGATCACACACGGCTCGTGCTGGGGCTTGTCGAGGGGGCGGCCCATTTCAACGTCGCCGGCAAGCTCCCATACAGCCGCGAGGTCGTGCTCAATACCCCGCACGGGCGGGTGAGCTTGAGCAAGGGCGAGTACCTCGTCTGGGTACAGGAGGACGGCACGCGGGTCTCGTCGTATGTCGGGCAGGCCAAGGCCGGCAGCGACGATCACGCCATCCGCATCCGCGACAGCCAGCGCGCGCTGCTGCCGACCGACGGGTTCCCGCGCGGCCCGTTCGCCCTCTCCGAGAACCTGCTCCGGAACGGTGATTTCGCACGGCAGTTCCTGGGCTGGACGATGCTGGACAAGGGAGAACCGGGCCGCCCGGACGTGGGTGGCACCCGCCGGCTGGTCGAGGAGACCATCGCCGGCCGAAAGATGCAGGCCCTCCGCATCTCCCGAAACACCGACAAAGACACGCACAACGAGACCGGCGTCTTGCAGGACATCAACCGCGACGTCTCGGCGTACCGAACCATCGCCGTGACCGGCTGGGTCAAGGTCGATCAGGCCAGCCTGTCGGGCGGCGGCTACCTCGGCTCCGAGTACCCGGTCATGATCCGCGTCCAGTACGTCGACGAGAAGGGCGGCCGCCCGGGCTGGACGCACGGCTTCTACTACGCCAACCCCGAGCTGCGGCCCACCGAGAACGGGGAGATCGTGGCGCAAGGCGAGTGGTATCCGTTCCTCAGCCGCCTGACCGATCTGCCGGACCGCCCCATCCTGATCCGATCGATCGAGATCCTCTCCGCGGGCCACGACTTCGACGCGATGGTTGCGGACGTGCGGATCATCGCCGAATAG